The proteins below come from a single Deltaproteobacteria bacterium genomic window:
- a CDS encoding Dickkopf N-terminal cysteine-rich domain-containing protein, with the protein MMKSIYAIAVSVTFTLTGCWAFGGGGGKGEEDGPVPVEQMGQEVASVFCGLIDRCIGPGFFGGNDCQGAMQAQFEDTTEPQLQAAIDRGTLAYDGDKMRECIDAMSAAGCEAIGSDEPPAACEQAMAGNVAPEGTCYIDEECAGDAFCSQDMACPGMCESYLPAQADCTMGGRCTGSTTCVGGVCTPLAQAGQPCGGEAHPYCANGLDCEGESWPNPGTCVAQPTPTLAGADQACDPEARQLCQAGLSCSLIGLEGGEIPIWECKPGVASGATCNYGLPDPCPSTEYCAGQIDPSNLTGTCTALPGENAACADTFMGEGCQPGLECVDGICFRSKRIGESCSGEWECVSGFCAETSMQCAVPECG; encoded by the coding sequence ATGATGAAGAGCATCTATGCCATTGCCGTGTCCGTGACCTTCACCCTCACCGGCTGCTGGGCCTTCGGCGGCGGAGGCGGCAAGGGGGAGGAGGACGGTCCGGTCCCCGTGGAGCAGATGGGCCAGGAGGTCGCCTCGGTCTTCTGCGGCCTGATCGATCGCTGCATCGGCCCCGGCTTCTTCGGGGGGAACGACTGCCAGGGCGCCATGCAGGCGCAGTTCGAGGACACCACCGAGCCGCAGCTTCAGGCCGCCATCGACCGCGGCACCCTCGCCTACGACGGCGACAAGATGCGCGAGTGCATCGACGCCATGAGCGCCGCCGGCTGCGAGGCCATCGGCTCGGACGAGCCGCCCGCGGCCTGCGAGCAGGCCATGGCCGGCAACGTGGCGCCGGAGGGCACCTGCTACATCGACGAGGAGTGCGCCGGGGACGCCTTCTGCAGCCAGGACATGGCCTGCCCCGGGATGTGCGAGAGCTACCTGCCCGCGCAGGCCGACTGCACCATGGGCGGCCGCTGCACCGGCTCCACCACCTGCGTCGGCGGCGTCTGCACGCCGCTGGCCCAGGCCGGCCAGCCCTGCGGCGGTGAGGCCCACCCCTACTGCGCCAACGGCCTCGACTGCGAGGGCGAGAGCTGGCCGAACCCCGGCACCTGCGTCGCTCAGCCGACCCCGACCCTGGCGGGCGCGGATCAGGCCTGCGATCCGGAAGCCCGGCAGCTCTGCCAGGCCGGCCTCTCCTGCTCCCTCATCGGCCTCGAGGGGGGGGAGATCCCGATCTGGGAGTGCAAGCCCGGGGTGGCGAGCGGCGCGACCTGCAACTACGGGTTGCCCGACCCCTGCCCCTCGACCGAGTACTGCGCCGGCCAGATCGATCCCTCCAACCTCACGGGCACCTGCACCGCGCTGCCGGGCGAGAACGCGGCCTGCGCCGATACCTTCATGGGCGAGGGCTGCCAGCCGGGGCTGGAGTGCGTCGATGGGATCTGCTTCCGGTCCAAGAGGATCGGGGAGAGCTGCAGCGGGGAGTGGGAGTGCGTGAGTGGGTTCTGCGCCGAGACCTCGATGCAGTGTGCCGTGCCCGAGTGCGGCTGA
- a CDS encoding thiamine pyrophosphate-dependent enzyme, with amino-acid sequence MQEPLLDGITQTGVDRPEPILRAGNTNCGGCGMSIGLQMLSRAVADRTVQMVIPACCGIVTAGPFPHSAYGAPVVASTFASAAAVATGLAHVAKMNGEDTRVLCWAGDGGTYDIGMATISAAAERNEDILYICYDNEIYGNTGGQRSSATPMGAVTTTTASGKLEQKKDIVGIMAAHGIPYVATMSMAHPEDLFHKMRRALDMKGFRFLHMLSPCPTGWKSEPGEGINLVRQAVESGLYPVVEVFDGHRWVVNVDSALSQGALESYFAAQGRFGKTKIDLAEVSKAIHRNWRLLQMRAAFDTQKIS; translated from the coding sequence ATGCAAGAGCCTCTGCTCGACGGAATCACCCAGACGGGTGTCGATCGCCCCGAGCCCATCCTCCGGGCCGGCAACACCAACTGCGGCGGCTGCGGCATGTCCATCGGCCTCCAGATGCTCTCGCGGGCCGTGGCCGACCGGACCGTGCAGATGGTGATCCCGGCCTGCTGCGGGATCGTCACCGCGGGCCCCTTCCCCCACTCCGCCTACGGTGCCCCGGTGGTGGCCTCGACCTTCGCCTCGGCGGCGGCGGTGGCCACCGGGCTCGCCCACGTGGCGAAGATGAACGGGGAGGACACCCGGGTGCTCTGCTGGGCCGGTGACGGCGGCACCTACGACATCGGCATGGCCACCATCTCGGCCGCGGCCGAGCGCAACGAGGACATCCTCTACATCTGCTACGACAACGAGATCTACGGGAACACCGGCGGTCAGCGTTCGTCGGCGACCCCCATGGGCGCGGTGACCACCACCACCGCCTCGGGCAAGCTCGAGCAGAAGAAGGACATCGTCGGGATCATGGCCGCCCACGGCATCCCCTACGTGGCGACCATGAGCATGGCCCACCCCGAAGACCTCTTCCACAAGATGCGCCGGGCCCTCGACATGAAGGGCTTCCGCTTCCTCCACATGCTCTCTCCCTGCCCCACGGGCTGGAAGTCGGAGCCGGGGGAGGGGATCAACCTGGTGCGCCAGGCGGTCGAGTCGGGCCTCTACCCGGTGGTGGAGGTCTTCGACGGACACCGCTGGGTGGTCAACGTGGACTCGGCGCTCTCCCAGGGCGCCCTCGAGAGCTACTTCGCCGCCCAGGGCCGCTTCGGCAAGACGAAGATCGACCTGGCGGAGGTGAGCAAGGCCATCCACCGCAACTGGCGACTCCTCCAGATGCGCGCGGCCTTCGACACCCAGAAGATCTCCTGA
- the porA gene encoding pyruvate ferredoxin oxidoreductase, whose product MKKLITANHAAGLAATLAGRANRKGRGFGGGVYPITPQTESIEFLSRQEIEKGSVVRVESEHSAMAVCIGMASNGARTFTASSSNGLAYMTENVITAAMYRLPIVMLAVNRTLGPPWNIWVDHNDTLLLRDSGWIQLYCEDNQEAFDSLLFAYRLSEDPRVLLPTMVCIDAFVLSHTLMETDIPEQDQVDGFLPPLQMQHRISDKPRTMGGLDFPHETEVHRGQMQDAMNRVFKVYEEHQKAFEKSFGRSIDGPVVPYRTEDAEVVIVSMGTLGATAKQAVDTARERGIKAGSLRVKMFRPFPEQQLVDALKGAKKIAVIDRDLSPGMGGILWSELRGAVRTADVVQSYLIGLGGGDVRPHHLVEIFDDLAERDRPEPSILKEVA is encoded by the coding sequence ATGAAGAAGCTCATCACGGCGAACCATGCGGCAGGCCTCGCGGCCACCCTGGCCGGCCGGGCCAACCGGAAGGGGCGCGGCTTCGGGGGCGGGGTCTACCCCATCACCCCCCAGACCGAGTCCATCGAGTTCCTCTCCCGGCAGGAGATCGAGAAGGGGAGCGTCGTGCGGGTCGAGTCCGAGCACTCCGCCATGGCGGTCTGCATCGGCATGGCCTCGAACGGCGCGCGCACCTTCACGGCCTCCTCCTCGAACGGGCTCGCGTACATGACCGAGAACGTCATCACGGCGGCGATGTACCGGCTGCCGATCGTGATGCTGGCGGTCAACCGCACCCTGGGCCCGCCCTGGAACATCTGGGTGGACCACAACGACACCCTGCTCCTGCGGGACTCCGGCTGGATCCAGCTCTACTGCGAGGACAACCAGGAGGCCTTCGACTCCCTGCTCTTCGCCTACCGGCTCTCCGAGGACCCGCGGGTGCTGCTGCCGACGATGGTCTGCATCGACGCCTTCGTCCTCTCCCACACGCTGATGGAGACGGACATCCCCGAGCAGGATCAGGTCGACGGCTTCCTGCCCCCGCTGCAGATGCAGCACCGGATCTCGGACAAGCCCCGGACCATGGGAGGCCTGGACTTCCCCCACGAGACCGAGGTGCACCGCGGCCAGATGCAGGACGCCATGAACCGGGTCTTCAAGGTCTACGAGGAGCACCAGAAGGCCTTCGAGAAGTCCTTCGGCCGCTCCATCGACGGACCGGTGGTCCCCTACCGGACCGAGGACGCCGAGGTGGTCATCGTCTCGATGGGCACCCTGGGCGCCACGGCCAAGCAGGCGGTGGACACCGCCCGCGAGAGGGGCATCAAGGCCGGCAGCCTGCGGGTGAAGATGTTCCGCCCCTTCCCCGAGCAGCAGCTCGTCGACGCCCTGAAGGGGGCGAAGAAGATCGCGGTCATCGATCGCGACCTCTCGCCCGGCATGGGCGGCATCCTCTGGAGCGAGCTGCGTGGCGCGGTGCGCACGGCCGACGTGGTGCAGAGCTACCTCATCGGCCTGGGGGGCGGCGACGTGCGGCCCCACCACCTGGTGGAGATCTTCGACGACCTGGCCGAGCGTGATCGGCCCGAGCCCTCGATCCTGAAGGAGGTGGCGTGA